Proteins encoded by one window of Elaeis guineensis isolate ETL-2024a chromosome 12, EG11, whole genome shotgun sequence:
- the LOC105055461 gene encoding uncharacterized protein isoform X1, translated as MPSYTPQSSSPTYYPQKRDFNTLLDAARPFLREQLELVDPALPSLITVLRSVGAGECFHKHGSFLSHLTDVYRILKLWCAPDPVARCGLLHSAYSNSYVNLAIFDAGTSRDYVRSLVGAPAERLIHLFCIVPRQSLIVDNLIFRYSDAELVEHLALSEASLREAKENGVFDSSAPWRRKLQSLLPAGGITVKHIKTGEDLAVSRRMVAIFLLMTVADFSDQFFDYQDKIFANDDGRFEFKGNDWTVLWPGTGKPGLWMNFNSKTGALYTLIVREEEIYMEERERVGGGGGGGGDRDEEIELVVPPVFDNCTRVLDAQEQIVARDLYWEAVCGDWEKEGKWERVEELLLGSCEKNPFVGEPHLVLAQVYLNLERNEEAEREAERGLRLIIEWGSSWDKRMTWEGWVAWGRVMLAKAKEKAWPHAAWGIINLGLVR; from the coding sequence ATGCCGTCCTACACCCCTCAGTCCTCCTCCCCCACCTACTACCCTCAGAAGAGGGACTTCAACACCCTCCTTGACGCCGCCCGCCCCTTCCTCCGTGAGCAGCTCGAGTTGGTCGACCCCGCCCTCCCCTCCCTCATCACCGTCCTCCGCTCGGTTGGCGCCGGGGAGTGCTTCCACAAGCATGGCTCTTTCCTCTCCCACCTCACCGATGTCTACCGCATCCTCAAGCTCTGGTGCGCCCCCGACCCCGTCGCCCGCTGCGGCCTTCTCCACTCCGCCTACTCCAACTCCTACGTCAACCTCGCCATCTTCGACGCCGGCACCAGCCGTGACTACGTCCGCAGCCTCGTCGGCGCACCGGCCGAACGCCTCATCCACCTCTTTTGCATAGTTCCACGCCAGAGCCTCATCGTGGATAACCTCATCTTCCGCTACTCCGACGCCGAGCTCGTCGAACACCTTGCCCTCTCCGAAGCCTCTCTCCGAGAGGCAAAGGAGAATGGCGTCTTCGACTCCTCGGCGCCATGGCGGAGAAAGCTCCAGTCGCTCCTCCCGGCAGGAGGGATCACGGTGAAGCACATCAAGACCGGGGAGGATCTGGCCGTGTCGAGGAGAATGGTGGCTATCTTCCTTCTGATGACCGTCGCCGACTTCAGCGATCAGTTTTTCGACTACCAAGATAAGATATTCGCCAATGACGATGGGCGGTTCGAGTTCAAGGGGAATGACTGGACGGTGCTATGGCCTGGTACTGGGAAGCCAGGCTTGTGGATGAATTTTAATTCAAAGACCGGTGCGTTGTATACTCTTATAGTGAGGGAGGAGGAGATctacatggaggagagagagagagtaggagggggaggtggaggtggaggtgATAGAGATGAGGAGATTGAGCTGGTGGTCCCACCAGTGTTTGACAACTGCACCAGGGTGTTGGATGCCCAGGAGCAGATTGTTGCAAGGGACTTGTACTGGGAGGCGGTTTGTGGTGACTGGGAGAAGGAGGGGAAGTGGGAGAGGGTGGAGGAGCTGCTGCTGGGAAGCTGTGAGAAGAATCCATTTGTTGGGGAGCCTCATCTGGTGCTGGCTCAAGTGTATTTGAACTTGGAGAGGAATGAGGAAGCTGAGAGGGAGGCGGAGAGGGGGCTGAGGCTGATAATAGAGTGGGGGAGCAGCTGGGACAAGAGGATGACCTGGGAGGGGTGGGTGGCTTGGGGAAGGGTGATGCTTGCTAAGGCGAAGGAGAAGGCATGGCCCCATGCAGCATGGGGGATTATCAATCTTGGACTCGTGAGGTAA
- the LOC105055461 gene encoding uncharacterized protein isoform X2 produces MPSYTPQSSSPTYYPQKRDFNTLLDAARPFLREQLELVDPALPSLITVLRSVGAGECFHKHGSFLSHLTDVYRILKLWCAPDPVARCGLLHSAYSNSYVNLAIFDAGTSRDYVRSLVGAPAERLIHLFCIVPRQSLIVDNLIFRYSDAELVEHLALSEASLREAKENGVFDSSAPWRRKLQSLLPAGGITVKHIKTGEDLAVSRRMVAIFLLMTVADFSDQFFDYQDKIFANDDGRFEFKGNDWTVLWPGTGKPGLWMNFNSKTGALYTLIVREEEIYMEERERVGGGGGGGGDRDEEIELVVPPVFDNCTRVLDAQEQIVARDLYWEAVCGDWEKEGKWERVEELLLGSCEKNPFVGEPHLVLAQVYLNLERNEEAEREAERGLRLIIEWGSSWDKRMTWEGWVAWGRVMLAKAKEKAWPHAAWGIINLGLVR; encoded by the exons ATGCCGTCCTACACCCCTCAGTCCTCCTCCCCCACCTACTACCCTCAGAAGAGGGACTTCAACACCCTCCTTGACGCCGCCCGCCCCTTCCTCCGTGAGCAGCTCGAGTTGGTCGACCCCGCCCTCCCCTCCCTCATCACCGTCCTCCGCTCGGTTGGCGCCGGGGAGTGCTTCCACAAGCATGGCTCTTTCCTCTCCCACCTCACCGATGTCTACCGCATCCTCAAGCTCTGGTGCGCCCCCGACCCCGTCGCCCGCTGCGGCCTTCTCCACTCCGCCTACTCCAACTCCTACGTCAACCTCGCCATCTTCGACGCCGGCACCAGCCGTGACTACGTCCGCAGCCTCGTCGGCGCACCGGCCGAACGCCTCATCCACCTCTTTTGCATAGTTCCACGCCAGAGCCTCATCGTGGATAACCTCATCTTCCGCTACTCCGACGCCGAGCTCGTCGAACACCTTGCCCTCTCCGAAGCCTCTCTCCGAGAGGCAAAGGAGAATGGCGTCTTCGACTCCTCGGCGCCATGGCGGAGAAAGCTCCAGTCGCTCCTCCCGGCAGGAGGGATCACGGTGAAGCACATCAAGACCGGGGAGGATCTGGCCGTGTCGAGGAGAATGGTGGCTATCTTCCTTCTGATGACCGTCGCCGACTTCAGCGATCAGTTTTTCGACTACCAAGATAAGATATTCGCCAATGACGATGGGCGGTTCGAGTTCAAGGGGAATGACTGGACGGTGCTATGGCCTGGTACTGGGAAGCCAGGCTTGTGGATGAATTTTAATTCAAAGACCGGTGCGTTGTATACTCTTATAGTGAGGGAGGAGGAGATctacatggaggagagagagagagtaggagggggaggtggaggtggaggtgATAGAGATGAGGAGATTGAGCTGGTGGTCCCACCAGTGTTTGACAACTGCACCAGGGTGTTGGATGCCCAGGAGCAGATTGTTGCAAGGGACTTGTACTGGGAGGCGGTTTGTGGTGACTGGGAGAAGGAGGGGAAGTGGGAGAGGGTGGAGGAGCTGCTGCTGGGAAGCTGTGAGAAGAATCCATTTGTTGGGGAGCCTCATCTGGTGCTGGCTCAAGTGTATTTGAACTTGGAGAGGAATGAGGAAGCTGAGAGGGAGGCGGAGAGGGGGCTGAGGCTGATAATAGAGTGGGGGAGCAGCTGGGACAAGAGGATGACCTGGGAGGGGTGGGTGGCTTGGGGAAGGGTGATGCTTGCTAAGGCGAAGGAGAAGGCATGGCCCCATGCAGCATGGGGGATTATCAATCTTGGACTCGTGAG ATAA